A genomic window from Anaerolineae bacterium includes:
- the metK gene encoding methionine adenosyltransferase, translated as MSKEQFFFTSESVTEGHPDKVADAISDSILDAIIKEDKNCRVACETLVTTGLAFIAGEITTECYVDMPQIVRETIREIGYHSSQMGFDWQTCSVITSIDHQSPDIAQGVNIGEGLFKDQGAGDQGLMFGFASDETPELMPMPIMYAHKLCRRLAEVRKNGSLGFLRPDGKSQVTIEYENGMPKRVDAIVIAAQHKPDVEYEDLKEAIIEEVIKKVIPEEMTDRGTRYFINATGRFVLGGPMGDCGLTGRKIIVDTYGGQGSHGGGCFSGKDPSKVDRSASYMGRHIAKNIVAAGLAKKCEVQIAYAIGVAEPVSIMVDLMGTGVVSKCRIKELIREVFDLRPAAIIEYLDLLRPIYRKTSAYGHFGRTEPEFTWEKTNMADVLREKAGL; from the coding sequence ATGAGCAAAGAACAATTCTTTTTTACATCTGAATCCGTCACAGAAGGGCATCCGGACAAGGTGGCCGACGCGATATCTGATTCAATACTGGACGCAATTATTAAAGAGGATAAAAACTGCAGGGTTGCATGCGAAACTCTTGTAACAACGGGTCTTGCTTTTATCGCCGGCGAAATTACAACCGAGTGCTATGTTGATATGCCTCAGATTGTTCGGGAAACGATTCGTGAAATAGGATACCATTCCTCCCAGATGGGTTTTGACTGGCAGACATGTTCGGTGATTACCAGTATAGACCATCAATCACCAGATATCGCTCAGGGTGTAAATATAGGCGAAGGCCTGTTCAAGGATCAGGGTGCGGGAGATCAGGGGCTTATGTTTGGTTTTGCAAGCGATGAAACTCCTGAGTTAATGCCCATGCCCATAATGTATGCTCACAAGCTGTGCCGCCGTTTAGCAGAGGTTAGAAAGAACGGTTCCCTTGGATTCCTAAGGCCTGATGGAAAGTCCCAGGTTACAATAGAATATGAAAATGGTATGCCAAAGAGGGTTGATGCAATCGTAATAGCTGCCCAGCACAAGCCGGATGTGGAATATGAAGATTTGAAAGAGGCTATCATAGAAGAAGTCATAAAAAAAGTTATTCCAGAAGAAATGACAGACAGAGGTACCCGATATTTTATTAACGCCACAGGCAGGTTTGTACTTGGCGGTCCCATGGGTGACTGCGGTCTTACCGGCAGAAAAATCATTGTTGATACATATGGCGGTCAGGGCAGCCATGGCGGCGGATGCTTTTCAGGAAAAGATCCTTCCAAGGTTGATCGCAGCGCATCATACATGGGCAGGCATATTGCCAAGAACATTGTTGCAGCAGGTTTAGCAAAGAAATGTGAGGTGCAGATAGCATATGCCATAGGTGTGGCTGAGCCGGTTTCTATTATGGTAGATCTTATGGGTACAGGGGTCGTATCCAAATGCAGGATTAAAGAACTAATCAGAGAGGTTTTTGATTTAAGGCCTGCTGCGATAATCGAGTATCTTGATCTATTGCGACCTATATACAGAAAAACTTCCGCTTATGGACATTTTGGAAGGACTGAACCGGAATTCACGTGGGAAAAAACCAATATGGCTGATGTGCTCAGAGAAAAAGCAGGGTTGTAA
- the panC gene encoding pantoate--beta-alanine ligase — MKVIVRTTEMQEYSDHMRNLGKTVAFVPTMGFLHEGHLSLIKEGRKLGDNLVVSIFVNPSQFSPEEDFESYPRDFDNDLKLLQKEGVDVIFYPDKNDLYQDGFQTHVELDNLPKHLCGISRPIFFQGVATVVTKLFNIVRPHIAIFGRKDYQQLAVIRRMVRDLNFDIKIVGFPTVREPDGLAMSSRNTYLTPEQRINALSLYKSLKHSKQLVESGVKDAKKIIDAAYTLIKSHPETVIDYIAICDPETLVDMETIDRPALMALAVNVGKTRLIDNMMLNPE, encoded by the coding sequence ATCAAGGTTATTGTCAGGACAACAGAGATGCAGGAATATTCCGATCATATGCGGAATCTGGGCAAAACTGTTGCCTTTGTGCCGACCATGGGGTTTTTGCATGAAGGACACCTGTCCCTGATAAAGGAGGGACGCAAACTAGGAGATAATTTAGTTGTCAGCATTTTTGTAAATCCCTCCCAGTTTTCTCCTGAAGAAGATTTTGAATCATACCCAAGAGATTTTGATAACGATCTTAAGCTATTGCAAAAAGAGGGCGTAGATGTAATTTTTTATCCAGACAAAAATGATCTGTATCAGGATGGGTTTCAAACACATGTAGAGCTGGACAACCTTCCGAAACACCTTTGCGGAATCTCCAGACCGATATTTTTTCAAGGGGTTGCGACAGTTGTTACAAAGCTGTTTAACATTGTAAGACCGCATATTGCCATATTCGGCCGGAAAGATTATCAGCAGCTTGCAGTCATACGCCGGATGGTGAGAGATCTTAATTTTGATATAAAAATTGTCGGATTTCCGACAGTAAGGGAGCCTGACGGTCTTGCAATGAGCTCAAGAAACACTTATCTTACTCCTGAGCAGAGGATTAATGCGCTCTCACTTTACAAATCATTAAAGCATTCTAAACAACTTGTTGAAAGCGGAGTTAAGGATGCGAAAAAGATAATTGATGCGGCATATACTTTGATCAAATCACACCCGGAAACAGTTATAGATTATATCGCCATCTGCGATCCTGAAACCCTTGTTGATATGGAAACAATCGACAGGCCGGCATTGATGGCTCTTGCGGTAAATGTAGGGAAAACCCGCCTGATCGACAACATGATGCTTAATCCAGAGTAA
- the lnt gene encoding apolipoprotein N-acyltransferase, with the protein MQNQKINKLKLCLAILSGLLLTGSFPKPGISLLAWFALVPLLFALRDLSPKRGFILGFIAGLVHYLTLLYWLVYTMHTYGYLPMVLCVFILILASAFLALYLAAFSATLLNLCAKPAICMFAVPVLWVAFEYTRSLFFLAFPWELIGYSQYNNLPLIQIADIFGVYGVSFLIALSNTTIYLTLLYLIKKDWKRETVTKKTVLGSISVFALIFVLVLSYGKWRIDSIDRLVCSSPSIKAAVAQGNIDQAVKWNPEFQRLTVKKYIKLSFLSKADNPDIIVWPETATPFYFLYDIELSNMVKKGINNTGTTFLLGSPSFVSGKGVIKYYNTAYLVSQDGKVCGKYDKVRLVPFGEYIPFNKWLPFVGKMVEGVGDFKPGIKGKTIKWGDYSLGLQICYEIIFPDLSRAMVKNNAALLINITNDAWFGTTSAPYQHFSMAIFRAVENRRALVRSANTGISGFIDPVGRIIEKTDLFKEAVATRTVPLIQMTSFYTCFGDLFAIACMVATAICYMLKYVYNRS; encoded by the coding sequence TTGCAAAATCAAAAAATTAACAAACTAAAATTATGCTTGGCAATATTAAGCGGATTGCTCCTTACCGGCTCCTTCCCCAAACCCGGTATTAGTCTGCTTGCCTGGTTTGCCCTTGTTCCACTCCTGTTTGCCTTAAGAGATCTTTCTCCCAAAAGAGGTTTTATCCTTGGTTTTATTGCAGGGCTTGTTCATTATCTGACACTTTTATACTGGCTTGTATATACAATGCATACATACGGTTATCTTCCCATGGTGCTATGCGTGTTTATACTTATTCTTGCTTCGGCCTTTCTTGCCCTTTACCTTGCGGCATTTTCAGCAACCCTGTTAAACTTATGCGCAAAGCCTGCGATTTGCATGTTTGCGGTTCCTGTTTTATGGGTTGCGTTTGAATATACGCGCAGCCTTTTTTTTCTCGCGTTTCCATGGGAACTTATCGGCTATTCCCAATATAATAATTTACCCCTTATACAGATTGCGGATATATTCGGCGTTTATGGCGTATCCTTTTTAATCGCCTTGTCAAATACAACAATTTATTTAACCCTTCTTTACTTAATTAAAAAAGACTGGAAAAGGGAGACTGTAACAAAAAAAACCGTTTTAGGATCAATATCTGTTTTTGCGCTGATTTTTGTCCTTGTATTGTCTTATGGAAAATGGCGGATAGATTCAATTGACAGACTTGTTTGCTCTTCTCCATCAATTAAAGCCGCAGTTGCTCAGGGGAATATTGATCAGGCTGTAAAATGGAATCCCGAATTTCAACGCTTAACTGTAAAAAAATATATTAAGCTTTCTTTTTTATCAAAAGCTGATAATCCCGACATTATTGTTTGGCCTGAAACCGCTACCCCTTTTTATTTCCTTTATGATATCGAGCTCTCAAACATGGTTAAAAAAGGGATTAATAATACAGGGACAACATTCCTGCTTGGCAGCCCTTCATTTGTTTCCGGAAAAGGGGTTATTAAATATTACAATACCGCTTACCTGGTCAGCCAGGATGGAAAGGTATGCGGCAAATATGACAAGGTGCGTCTTGTCCCTTTCGGAGAATACATCCCTTTTAATAAATGGTTGCCATTTGTCGGCAAAATGGTGGAAGGGGTTGGTGATTTCAAGCCTGGCATTAAAGGTAAAACCATTAAGTGGGGTGACTATAGTTTAGGTTTGCAGATCTGTTACGAGATTATTTTTCCTGACCTTTCCAGAGCTATGGTAAAAAACAATGCGGCATTACTCATAAATATTACCAATGATGCGTGGTTTGGCACAACCAGCGCTCCTTATCAGCATTTTTCCATGGCAATATTTAGAGCTGTAGAAAACAGGCGAGCCCTTGTCAGGTCGGCCAATACAGGAATAAGCGGATTTATCGATCCTGTCGGCAGAATCATTGAAAAAACAGATCTTTTTAAGGAAGCGGTAGCTACACGTACTGTGCCTTTGATACAGATGACATCCTTTTATACCTGTTTCGGAGATCTGTTTGCCATAGCCTGTATGGTTGCAACAGCTATTTGCTATATGTTAAAATATGTTTATAATAGATCATAA
- the prfB gene encoding peptide chain release factor 2 (programmed frameshift) encodes MSIELEQTIKELFVKLEQLRGYLDIAGKEKRLKEIEHLIAKKDFWDNPENNKVVLKERTSISNKIEGWKRLYNDLEESKILFDLAREESDADTVEEAIQQVQDIKEKIKKFSLGLTLSAADDQNNAIVSINAGAGGTDAQDWAEMLFRMYTRWVERKGFKISMIDYQPGDEAGIKSVTFTASGEYAYGYLKTESGVHRLVRISPFNASGKRQTSFASVFVYPELDNEIKIDIEDKELRIDVFRASGAGGQHVNKTSSAVRITHYPSGIVVQCQQEKSQYRNKEMAMKVLKARLYQREKLKQDEKMQDLHGTKDEIAWGSQIRSYILQPYQMVKDHRINLEIGDVNNVLNGGLDPFIEGVLLAGKT; translated from the exons ATGTCGATAGAACTTGAGCAAACAATAAAGGAACTTTTCGTAAAATTAGAACAATTGCGAGGCTATCTT GACATTGCCGGCAAAGAAAAAAGGCTAAAGGAAATTGAGCACCTGATTGCAAAAAAGGATTTTTGGGACAATCCTGAAAATAATAAGGTTGTTTTAAAAGAGCGAACATCTATTTCCAATAAAATCGAAGGATGGAAAAGGCTCTACAATGACCTTGAAGAAAGTAAAATCCTGTTTGATCTTGCCAGGGAGGAATCAGATGCTGATACAGTTGAAGAAGCAATCCAGCAAGTTCAGGACATCAAGGAAAAAATAAAAAAATTTTCGCTTGGCCTGACCTTGAGCGCCGCAGACGACCAGAATAACGCTATTGTTTCAATTAACGCCGGAGCCGGTGGAACCGATGCCCAGGACTGGGCTGAGATGCTCTTTAGAATGTATACAAGATGGGTTGAACGGAAAGGCTTTAAAATCAGTATGATCGATTATCAACCCGGTGATGAGGCAGGCATTAAAAGTGTTACCTTCACAGCAAGCGGAGAATATGCGTACGGATACTTAAAAACAGAAAGCGGGGTGCACCGCCTGGTGAGAATTTCACCGTTTAATGCGAGCGGGAAACGGCAGACCTCCTTTGCTTCTGTATTTGTCTATCCTGAGCTTGACAATGAAATCAAGATCGATATCGAGGATAAAGAGTTGCGTATAGATGTTTTCAGGGCAAGCGGCGCCGGAGGACAACATGTCAATAAAACAAGCAGTGCCGTCCGTATTACACACTATCCAAGCGGGATTGTTGTTCAGTGCCAGCAGGAAAAATCCCAGTACAGGAATAAAGAGATGGCTATGAAGGTGTTAAAAGCCAGGCTTTACCAGCGTGAAAAGCTTAAGCAGGACGAAAAAATGCAAGATCTGCATGGAACCAAAGATGAAATAGCCTGGGGAAGCCAGATCAGATCATATATTTTGCAACCATATCAAATGGTTAAGGATCACAGAATAAATCTTGAGATCGGTGATGTAAACAATGTTCTGAACGGAGGGCTCGATCCTTTTATAGAAGGGGTGTTACTCGCAGGGAAAACCTAG
- a CDS encoding HD domain-containing protein, giving the protein MDCLDIISEYYEQGTVLYEILIQHGENVAKKALDTAKNVSHLNPDLDFIQHAAMLHDIGIFLTNMPKLGCTGKHPYICHGYLGRNLLENKGMPELALVCERHVGVGITPEDIRHYNLPLPERNMEPVSIEEQIICYADKFYSKNNDFIAKEKSVEDIKLLLEQYGHDKVMKFQSWVDMFEGGSGVKAV; this is encoded by the coding sequence ATGGATTGTCTTGATATCATAAGTGAATATTACGAACAGGGCACCGTGCTGTATGAAATTCTCATACAGCACGGTGAAAATGTTGCAAAAAAGGCTCTTGATACAGCTAAAAATGTATCCCACCTAAATCCTGATCTTGATTTTATACAGCATGCCGCCATGCTCCATGACATCGGCATCTTCCTTACAAATATGCCAAAGCTGGGTTGTACTGGTAAACATCCTTATATATGTCACGGGTATCTGGGACGCAACCTGCTGGAAAACAAAGGCATGCCCGAACTCGCGCTTGTATGTGAGCGGCATGTAGGCGTTGGAATAACGCCCGAAGATATAAGACATTATAACCTTCCGCTTCCTGAACGTAATATGGAACCTGTCTCAATAGAGGAACAGATTATATGCTATGCTGACAAGTTTTATTCCAAAAACAATGATTTTATCGCAAAGGAAAAATCTGTTGAAGATATCAAGCTCCTTCTTGAGCAATATGGTCATGATAAGGTTATGAAATTTCAGTCATGGGTTGATATGTTTGAAGGAGGTTCAGGTGTCAAAGCTGTTTGA
- a CDS encoding NADH:flavin oxidoreductase, with protein MSKLFEATNINGMIIKNRFVRSATWEGLAEDDGMCTDKLINLMCKLVEGEVGLIITGHTYVHKKGKASPWQLGIYEDRLIPGLHEMTDAVHKRGGKIAVQLAHAGMYANTGIKGDIPFAPSLVSGFRKSAVQEMMPQDIQDVIEAFGLAAQRAKKAGFDGVQIHAAHGYLLSQFLSPAFNKRQDKYGGDIENRANILIEILSGIRKQVGNNYPVLIKMNSCDFLEQGLELDDSLIVGAILKKAGIDAIELSGGTIASGKKGPVRTGIVSGKNEAYFKDAASVFKEKIDLPIMLVGGIRSFSLAQQLVNDNIADYISMSRPFIREPGLIKRWKAGDHNQAACLSDSKCFIPAMNGKGIYCVVGAKQKQCKRLPDN; from the coding sequence GTGTCAAAGCTGTTTGAAGCAACAAACATAAACGGCATGATTATTAAGAACCGGTTTGTCCGGTCCGCCACCTGGGAGGGACTGGCAGAAGATGACGGCATGTGCACAGATAAGCTGATAAATTTAATGTGTAAATTGGTCGAAGGGGAGGTGGGCCTCATTATTACAGGTCATACTTATGTTCATAAAAAGGGGAAAGCAAGCCCCTGGCAGTTGGGCATATATGAAGACAGGCTTATTCCAGGGCTGCATGAAATGACAGATGCCGTGCATAAAAGGGGAGGCAAAATCGCGGTGCAGCTTGCGCATGCCGGCATGTATGCAAACACCGGCATTAAAGGGGATATACCTTTTGCCCCTTCACTTGTCAGTGGTTTTAGAAAATCTGCGGTACAGGAGATGATGCCGCAGGACATACAGGACGTAATTGAAGCATTCGGCCTGGCGGCACAACGGGCAAAAAAAGCCGGTTTTGACGGTGTTCAGATTCATGCGGCACACGGGTATCTTTTGAGTCAATTCCTTTCTCCCGCCTTTAATAAACGGCAGGATAAATATGGGGGAGACATTGAAAACAGAGCCAATATCCTAATTGAGATTTTGAGCGGTATAAGAAAGCAGGTCGGGAATAATTATCCTGTGCTGATTAAAATGAACTCATGTGATTTTCTTGAACAAGGGCTTGAACTTGATGATTCATTGATAGTCGGAGCTATCCTGAAAAAGGCGGGTATAGACGCTATTGAATTAAGCGGCGGCACTATTGCATCAGGAAAGAAAGGGCCTGTAAGAACAGGAATTGTATCAGGGAAAAATGAGGCTTATTTCAAGGACGCAGCTTCTGTGTTTAAGGAAAAGATTGATCTTCCGATAATGCTTGTGGGTGGAATCAGGTCTTTTTCTCTTGCACAACAGTTAGTTAACGATAATATCGCGGATTATATATCCATGAGCAGGCCGTTTATCAGAGAGCCTGGTCTGATAAAACGCTGGAAGGCCGGAGATCATAATCAAGCTGCCTGCCTTTCCGACAGCAAGTGCTTTATTCCAGCCATGAACGGCAAGGGAATATATTGTGTGGTAGGAGCTAAACAAAAACAATGCAAAAGATTGCCGGACAATTAA
- a CDS encoding TlpA family protein disulfide reductase, producing the protein MQKIAGQLIIYVLLIIGSTIALPEILSTAHAEPADRIIVESITPAAFDKIIADRENRYLIVFMTSWCGPCREELPGLINLNNKYKGRGLKIIGISIDFDGPMAMQPIIDKVRVNFLVYWINEEAAKKYNIYAVPMIFLVKEGEIVEKIVGIRSEKFLDKKLADFLG; encoded by the coding sequence ATGCAAAAGATTGCCGGACAATTAATAATATATGTTTTGTTAATAATAGGTTCAACCATTGCTTTGCCGGAAATTTTATCAACCGCTCATGCTGAACCTGCTGACAGGATAATTGTTGAAAGTATCACCCCTGCTGCTTTTGACAAGATTATCGCGGACAGAGAAAACCGGTATTTGATTGTTTTTATGACATCATGGTGCGGCCCTTGCAGAGAAGAGTTGCCCGGATTAATTAATCTGAACAACAAGTATAAGGGCCGTGGCCTCAAAATAATCGGTATAAGTATCGACTTTGATGGGCCAATGGCCATGCAGCCGATTATTGACAAGGTGCGTGTTAATTTTCTTGTATATTGGATCAACGAAGAAGCAGCAAAAAAATATAATATTTATGCCGTGCCGATGATTTTTTTAGTCAAAGAAGGCGAGATAGTTGAAAAAATTGTCGGAATACGATCAGAAAAGTTTCTGGATAAGAAATTGGCAGATTTTCTGGGATAA
- a CDS encoding 4Fe-4S binding protein yields the protein MRVLRRWIQIIATALSNAYWLFPHTKGIYQGTLKSICVPGLNCYSCPAATGACPLGSLQNIIAGLRPAVKAGHYHFGTYIIGTLGLIGSLVGRMPCGWICPFGLLQELIHKIPSPKFEIPKIPTYMKYLFLALFIFILPALVIDDYGYGMTWFCKFICPAGTMEAGLPLMILQPELKESIGVLFYFKLTILFIFIIWMILSRRPFCRVACPLGAIYSLFNKHSVFRMVYNSDKCTHCRECYNNCPMGIKFYEGPNQHDCIRCLKCLNESCGFGAISYEIAGMTVISPEERRSEIKGRMPERTSNQQQATSSE from the coding sequence ATGCGGGTTTTAAGGCGATGGATACAGATCATTGCAACTGCTTTAAGTAATGCCTACTGGTTGTTTCCACACACAAAAGGAATATATCAGGGCACGCTTAAATCAATATGTGTGCCCGGTCTTAACTGTTATTCCTGCCCTGCTGCGACAGGTGCATGCCCGCTTGGTTCATTACAGAATATAATAGCCGGTTTGAGGCCGGCTGTTAAAGCAGGTCATTACCATTTTGGCACATATATTATCGGAACACTGGGACTGATTGGAAGCCTGGTGGGACGCATGCCCTGCGGCTGGATTTGTCCTTTTGGTTTACTGCAGGAATTAATTCATAAAATCCCTTCACCAAAGTTCGAGATCCCTAAAATTCCAACATATATGAAGTATCTGTTTCTGGCGCTGTTTATTTTTATTCTTCCCGCGCTGGTTATAGATGACTATGGCTACGGGATGACATGGTTTTGCAAGTTTATATGCCCTGCCGGGACCATGGAGGCCGGTCTTCCGTTGATGATTCTACAACCTGAACTAAAAGAGTCAATAGGGGTGCTATTTTACTTTAAGTTGACGATATTGTTCATTTTCATCATATGGATGATATTGAGCCGCAGACCGTTTTGTCGTGTAGCATGTCCTTTGGGAGCTATTTATTCCCTTTTTAATAAACACAGCGTGTTCAGGATGGTTTACAATTCTGATAAATGCACACACTGCCGGGAATGTTACAACAATTGTCCAATGGGGATTAAGTTCTATGAAGGGCCCAACCAGCATGATTGTATCAGATGCCTGAAATGCCTCAATGAATCATGTGGTTTTGGGGCTATCTCCTATGAGATTGCCGGCATGACGGTCATAAGTCCTGAAGAACGAAGATCAGAAATCAAAGGTCGGATGCCAGAGAGAACCAGTAACCAGCAACAAGCAACAAGTAGCGAGTAA